AATTTGaacatatcaaattaatttcttaaaataaatgtaaaatttatatcaaatttaCTAAGTTTGAACAAATTCGAAACTCTATATTTGCCTTCGGTAGAATTTCTTTATCCTTAATCAATTGAGGCTTTAAATTCGAAttctgaaattaaaaaaaatctgataGAGAGTATCCCTTTTTAATAGGCATTAGGTAGCGTgaataaaaattattcaaaaccCATACGAGTATTAAACATTGTGAGAaactaaaaagataaaaataatttaaaacgcAAGTTGTGCGTAAAATATTGAATATGTACTACCGACTGATGTGAAGTTTTCTCATAAGGAAGAAAAAACACGGTTTCTTTTCATCTAGTTGCTTTGATAATTCAGCCCTCAACTCCATAAAAATGAGCTTTCAaatcttttcaatttttattctttttaccCCCACTATCCTCCATAGTCCACCCCACCCTACAAAcctaaatacatatatattatatatagcgATAGAGCTGTTAGCCCGTTCAAGTTCGATTAAAtctaataaattttatttattaaatatgtacaaaaattaaattttaaactcaattatattacttaaaatcattATTATAAGATTCAGAATTCATTAAGTTGAAATCTTACCTTTGACTAtgattatatacatatacaaaaataattcacCTATTTATGTGATGAAATTATAGGATTACTAATAGGTGTATGTAGAAAATACTGAATAATTTAGGCATGGTACCCCCCCATAAATATTGGtccattttattaaaaaagaaaaaaaaattgtagggGTGGAAGattcatttttaatttgtttttattcAAAGTTCCCTCTAGTTCACGCAATATAGTTTtgctaaataattatttttatacataattcaaGTTGCTCGCGTGCtactattttctttgttttatttcgTCCTCATGGGTCATGCTTACGTTGATAATAATAGAGTCATGTATAAATATCTAAGGGTATGTTTTGGTAtacatttttcaattttttatgtttgattatataaaatttaatttttgaaaatatttattttaagaaaactttttttttaaaatgagaaaaaaacttTCGTAGTGGGACAAGTTTCACAGGTAATATTTCATATTGTTTGTGTCCACAACACACCTCATCTTCACCCTCACCCAATAGCCCCATCCCCACCATCCACACCCTTACACCTCCACCCTCATCCCACCTTCCATAATATTTATctatattatacataaatattttaaaaataatattttaatattttttatttacataccaaatacaaaaataataataagaaactcacttattttgaggaaaatattttctctccACGGACACAACGTACCCTAAATGTGGACTTTTGGGAACCAATTCCATTTTATGTttcaatattatatttaattcttCTCAGAATATAATTTAACAAGTAGACTGACTATAATAATTGGAAAAAAGAACCTTATTTGATGCATGTTAGGTTAGTTGTCTTTTTCTTATTaactaaaaaaatcaaatacttAAGGTTGcgaatccccccccccccccaacatGAAATGACATGCAAGAACATTAATCTAAATTAATTATCATGATTCATgagaaaaagatttttgaatgACAGACGAACCATAAATCAGTTTAGTACAAGTATATATGGGACATATTTCTTTATTATTGTCCTTTTAGGATAGCTTTTAAAAAAAGACGCTCactcattattatttttttcacctGATGCTTGAAGTTTGTATTAATGTTGGACTAAATTTTCATTCATACTCACACTTATACATGCATGaaattttaattcatattaACACATGTACATGCATGAATAAATAAATCTATGAGAatagataaaattttaatttttttaaattggaATATTGTATATCATTGATTATATATTAGAATGAGTTTGCTTCTCAAAccatattaaaaaaatgaattcttGGAATTAGATAATTAACTCCAACTCAAAAACTAgatcataatataaaaattatccaTGATCATGATATAATAAGGAGACAACAAAGACTCAAACATTATTGTTTCTAACTTCCACCTGACTCATAAGTGGAAAGTTTCCACTGCCCTTGGCTCTGGGGGTGGGTCTTTCCTTTCTCAATTATGACGTACTCTAAATTTGCCAAATGGGGCTATAAAACCAGAATTAAAAAcgccaaaaaaaaaacaagttgGCTAATTCTTTaaatacttaaattttatttgatatgtaATGTAAGTATAAACTAATCATATATTATGTCATTAGCTGTATATACAACCCTTAATTTAATGAAAAGCCAAACTAAATTATacttcttcttttaaaaaaaaattgctgacaaaatcaattttagtacgTAGGATATTTGATCACTTTAGTCAACAAATGagaacttataagccaaaaattAAGACAAACGCGTGTATTTTTTACAGTAATTAGCTTCCGCTGTCGTTACCGTTTGACTTTATAATAAAGTCAACTTGATAAATccatcataaaataaataaataaaatatcttgtgtgtaaataggaaaaaaaactgctcattttaataatattttcagTCCTTAAATAGCCCTCAAACTTCGTATTTTTAGCTATCAAAAAGTCAGCGCCATTATTACTATTACAatttttttccctctcttctttttGGTTTTAGCTTATGATGATAATGGATTGGGGTCTTCAAGCTGTTGTTATTGGATCATCAACTTCATGTAGTGATCATCATTTCCATGGAgcaaataataatattgattttTCTCCTAATTTGGGATTTCAAGAAAGTGATCAATATTTATCTTTTTCTCATGAGATGAAAAAAGAGTTTTTTAGTGATGAATTAGAAGAACTTTACAAGCCATTTTATCATGTTGGTGGACAAAATATGTTGATGGGATCTTCAATTTCACTAATTCCcaaagaaattgaagaagagaagagagaagaagagcaGAGACATGAACAACAAGTGGTGGCTGCTCCTTGTACATATGTACCCAAGTACAAAAAAAGGTGAGGAAAATTAATGGTGTGTACATGTtccttaattttttcttataactGTTATATTTGAGTCAGTTTGCATGTAACATGATCAAGTAACTCTGacaaatggaaaaaaattatcTGCCACGATATTTTTGGCTTGATCTTGCTAATATTTGGACTTAAAATCCTATGATTTTCATCTTACTTTATGTGATTTTGGTTAAATATATGTGTGATGTTTGACATGGagtcttttttgatttttttttacaggAAAAATGAACAAAAGAGAGTGGTGCTTCAATTAAAAGCAGATGATCTTTCTTCTGATAAATGGGCTTGGAGAAAATATGGTCAAAAACCCATTAAAGGCTCTCCTTATCCAAGGTATAATACTAGTTATTTTTCTCTCCAAATA
The genomic region above belongs to Solanum dulcamara chromosome 5, daSolDulc1.2, whole genome shotgun sequence and contains:
- the LOC129888592 gene encoding probable WRKY transcription factor 29; the protein is MMIMDWGLQAVVIGSSTSCSDHHFHGANNNIDFSPNLGFQESDQYLSFSHEMKKEFFSDELEELYKPFYHVGGQNMLMGSSISLIPKEIEEEKREEEQRHEQQVVAAPCTYVPKYKKRKNEQKRVVLQLKADDLSSDKWAWRKYGQKPIKGSPYPRSYYRCSSSKGCLARKQVEQSCTENGIFIVTYTAEHNHSQPTRRNSLAGTVKSKFPNSKNSINSPKKIVKEEKNSSPHGSTSNAVDAYILSDEFPEIEINQENDEGIRNMFEGSDENECVSIQEMFDGDFFAGLEDIHDGFNNYSTFPFSC